A region of Thermus caldifontis DNA encodes the following proteins:
- a CDS encoding SDR family oxidoreductase: MRVALVSGASRGIGEAIARALHGKGYRVGLLARDEGRLQALAAELGEGALAFPGDVRSLADWQRAVAGLLQAYGRLDLLVNNAGIGLMKPIQELGEEELRQVLDVNLVGPFLGLKAALPALLASRGMVVNIASLAGKNAFKGGAAYNASKFGLLGLMGAAMLELREEGVRVVNILPGSVDTGFAGNALGASWKLSPRDVAQAVLFAAEMPERALVSEIELRPTHTPPKGG, encoded by the coding sequence ATGCGGGTGGCCTTGGTATCGGGAGCAAGCCGGGGAATCGGGGAGGCCATCGCCCGGGCCCTCCACGGGAAGGGGTACCGGGTGGGCCTCTTGGCCCGGGACGAAGGGCGGCTTCAGGCCTTGGCGGCGGAGCTAGGGGAAGGGGCCTTGGCCTTCCCTGGCGATGTGCGGTCTTTGGCGGATTGGCAGCGGGCGGTGGCGGGCCTTTTGCAGGCCTATGGCCGGCTGGACCTCCTGGTCAACAACGCCGGGATTGGCCTCATGAAGCCCATCCAGGAGCTTGGCGAGGAGGAGCTCCGCCAGGTTCTGGACGTGAACCTGGTGGGCCCCTTTTTGGGTCTCAAGGCGGCTTTGCCGGCCCTCTTGGCCTCCAGGGGCATGGTGGTGAACATCGCCAGCCTGGCGGGCAAAAACGCCTTTAAGGGCGGGGCCGCCTACAACGCCAGCAAGTTTGGCCTCCTGGGCCTCATGGGGGCGGCCATGCTGGAGCTTAGGGAGGAAGGGGTGCGGGTGGTGAACATCCTGCCAGGCTCGGTGGACACGGGCTTTGCCGGCAATGCGCTGGGCGCCTCCTGGAAGCTTTCCCCTCGTGATGTGGCCCAGGCGGTGCTCTTTGCGGCAGAGATGCCGGAGAGGGCCTTGGTGAGCGAGATAGAGCTCCGCCCCACCCATACCCCTCCCAAGGGGGGCTAA
- the coaE gene encoding dephospho-CoA kinase (Dephospho-CoA kinase (CoaE) performs the final step in coenzyme A biosynthesis.), whose amino-acid sequence MGDRAKHPIIIGITGNIGSGKSTVASLLRAWGYPVLDLDELAQRARENKKEELKRLFPEAFKGEELDRRALAQMVFSDRERLKALEDLLHPEIRRLLAQELAQLKAPLVFLEIPLLFEKGWEARLDGTLLVVAPLEERIRRVMERSGLSREEVLAREKAQMPEEEKGRRATWVLQNRGGLEELEEGLREILTRIRERFGLS is encoded by the coding sequence ATGGGCGATCGGGCGAAGCACCCCATTATTATCGGCATCACCGGGAATATCGGCAGCGGCAAAAGCACGGTGGCTTCCCTCTTGCGGGCCTGGGGATACCCGGTGTTGGACCTGGACGAGCTGGCCCAAAGGGCCAGGGAGAATAAGAAGGAGGAACTGAAAAGGCTTTTCCCGGAGGCCTTCAAGGGGGAGGAGCTGGACCGAAGGGCCCTTGCCCAGATGGTCTTTTCCGATCGCGAACGGCTAAAGGCCCTGGAGGACCTCCTCCACCCGGAAATCCGCCGGCTTTTGGCCCAGGAGCTTGCCCAGCTTAAGGCTCCTTTGGTCTTCCTGGAGATCCCCCTTCTTTTTGAAAAGGGTTGGGAGGCCCGCCTGGATGGGACCCTTTTGGTGGTCGCCCCCTTGGAAGAGCGCATCCGGCGGGTGATGGAGCGCTCTGGGCTTTCCCGGGAGGAGGTCTTGGCCCGGGAGAAGGCCCAGATGCCCGAGGAGGAGAAGGGGAGGCGGGCCACCTGGGTTTTGCAGAACCGGGGGGGATTGGAGGAGTTGGAGGAGGGGCTAAGGGAGATTCTTACCCGCATCCGGGAGCGCTTTGGGCTAAGCTAG
- the amrB gene encoding AmmeMemoRadiSam system protein B → MERIRLREPQITPIEGGFLVSDPYGVFPKPLALTEGGLFLLSLLEGRTLEEVQEEVFKTHGVLVPKKELEELVKALEEAGLLLTEEVERRLKEEEDKLKKERPMRLSGLSYPAGQEEAKAFLEAFRASFPGEAGPRPEVLLLPHLEPSRVPEVYGAALAALESLPPPERLYLVGVAHRPLKEKAAALPVPFHTPFGPALPDLPALQALDTLLPYELFNTPLAFREEHSLELPLFFLKGVFPQAKVLPLLVGRGGLELGEALRVVQRDYPGLLVLAVDLSHVGPRFGDPPLSRPLAEEARRRDLGFLERLAQGEVEAALAHLGANPTRIDAVEVVRSLAPLLAGRKGQVLAYRLDLEAPTLSAVGAGTLVL, encoded by the coding sequence ATGGAGCGGATACGCCTGCGGGAACCCCAGATCACCCCTATTGAGGGGGGGTTCCTGGTTTCCGACCCCTACGGGGTCTTCCCCAAACCCCTGGCCCTTACGGAAGGAGGGCTTTTCCTCCTCTCCCTCCTGGAGGGACGCACCCTGGAGGAGGTGCAGGAGGAGGTATTTAAAACCCACGGGGTGCTAGTACCTAAGAAGGAGCTGGAGGAGCTGGTCAAGGCCCTGGAGGAGGCCGGACTGCTCCTTACCGAGGAGGTGGAGAGGCGGCTTAAGGAGGAAGAGGACAAGCTGAAAAAGGAGCGCCCCATGCGCCTTTCAGGCCTCTCCTACCCCGCTGGGCAGGAGGAGGCCAAAGCCTTCCTCGAGGCCTTCCGGGCCAGCTTCCCTGGGGAAGCCGGGCCCCGCCCCGAGGTCCTCCTCCTACCCCACCTGGAACCCAGCCGCGTGCCCGAGGTCTACGGGGCCGCCTTGGCGGCCCTGGAAAGCCTGCCTCCGCCGGAACGCCTCTACCTGGTGGGGGTGGCCCACCGGCCCCTCAAGGAAAAGGCCGCTGCCCTTCCCGTTCCCTTCCACACCCCCTTCGGCCCCGCCCTCCCCGACCTCCCTGCCCTCCAGGCCCTAGATACCCTCCTCCCCTACGAGCTTTTCAACACGCCCCTGGCCTTCCGGGAGGAGCACAGCCTCGAGCTACCCCTCTTCTTCCTCAAGGGGGTCTTTCCCCAGGCCAAGGTCCTGCCCCTTTTGGTGGGCCGGGGGGGCCTCGAGCTGGGGGAAGCCTTGCGGGTGGTCCAAAGGGACTACCCCGGCCTCTTGGTGCTGGCGGTGGACCTTTCCCACGTGGGACCCCGCTTTGGCGATCCCCCCCTTTCCCGTCCCCTGGCGGAGGAGGCCAGGAGGCGGGACCTAGGGTTTCTGGAGAGGCTGGCCCAAGGGGAGGTGGAGGCGGCTTTGGCCCACCTGGGGGCCAACCCCACCCGCATAGATGCGGTGGAGGTGGTGAGGAGCCTAGCCCCCCTCCTAGCCGGCAGGAAGGGGCAGGTTCTGGCCTACCGCCTGGACCTCGAGGCCCCTACCCTCTCCGCGGTGGGCGCGGGAACCCTGGTCCTTTAG
- the rnr gene encoding ribonuclease R, which yields MRETLLEFFKKTGKPHRLEEILRRFGLEKREAKAYLKALVREGLLEKKGSHYFLPARVQGPISLHRDGYGFVRLPEKDLFIPPGHTGDAWPDDLVEARVMPPGRDGKPWGVVERVLKRARKRLVGTLDFRKGYAVLLPDEPGLPELRLLPEGLHGLKRGSRIVVKVHYHRRPYGEFLEYLGEGDTPETETEAVIAKYGLRAEFPEEVLKEAEAIPLEIPEAELRRRQDFRGLRVFTIDGVDAKDFDDAIHLEVLPTGYRVGVHIADVSHYVKEGSPLDQEALQRGTSVYLPGRVLPMLPERLSNGVCSLKPHEDRLVLSVLVDLDQELNIQRVRFAEGVIRSVARLTYTEVEAFAEGFGLPQEHAFLAEDLNLLLDLTQRMRGRRLETGSLDFSFPEVKVEVENGALHLLPQEEPKARSLIEELMLLANQVVAEHLVRKGLPGLFRVHEEPLEEAYGKLRTALARLGYALPEKLSSKALQRVLLEAKGRPEEPVVANLVLRSLRLARYAAENLGHFGLAMEHYLHFTSPIRRYPDLVVHRVLKAILRRTLTPAKKARWQETFPAIAEHASEMERKAEAAERELTKYYMATWAELHLGERFLGKVTGVASFGAFVMLRNGVEGLVRLEALGPYTYSEEALALLGPKGKRIRLGDAMEVVIAAANPRLRQIDFLPYREEDHQEDARAKPARGKEAKEVAMRKVVGPPKDRNRDERPERATVNTVYFGEWTPKDEGPAHRPVETRTRRRRRRR from the coding sequence ATGCGGGAAACCTTACTGGAGTTCTTCAAAAAGACCGGAAAACCCCACCGTTTGGAGGAGATTCTAAGGCGGTTTGGGTTGGAGAAACGGGAGGCCAAGGCCTACCTTAAGGCCTTGGTGCGGGAAGGGCTTTTGGAGAAGAAGGGAAGCCACTACTTCCTCCCTGCCCGGGTGCAGGGGCCCATCAGCCTTCACCGGGACGGGTATGGCTTCGTACGCCTTCCCGAGAAGGACCTCTTCATCCCCCCGGGCCACACGGGGGATGCCTGGCCCGATGACCTGGTGGAGGCCCGCGTCATGCCCCCTGGCCGGGACGGGAAGCCCTGGGGGGTGGTGGAAAGGGTCCTGAAGCGGGCCCGAAAGCGGCTTGTGGGTACCCTGGATTTTCGTAAGGGGTACGCGGTGCTCCTTCCCGATGAGCCGGGGCTTCCGGAACTGAGGCTACTTCCCGAGGGGCTTCATGGCCTCAAGCGGGGGAGCCGGATCGTGGTCAAGGTGCACTACCACCGGCGTCCCTATGGGGAGTTCTTGGAGTACCTGGGCGAGGGGGACACCCCGGAAACGGAAACCGAGGCGGTGATCGCCAAGTATGGCCTGAGGGCCGAGTTCCCGGAGGAGGTGCTAAAGGAAGCGGAGGCCATCCCCCTGGAGATCCCCGAGGCCGAGCTTCGGAGGCGTCAAGACTTCCGAGGCCTAAGGGTCTTCACCATTGATGGGGTGGACGCCAAGGACTTTGACGACGCCATCCACCTGGAGGTACTTCCCACCGGCTACCGGGTGGGGGTGCACATCGCTGACGTTTCCCATTACGTGAAGGAGGGTAGCCCCCTGGACCAGGAGGCGCTTCAGAGGGGGACCAGCGTCTACCTGCCGGGGCGGGTTTTGCCCATGCTACCCGAAAGGCTTTCCAACGGGGTCTGCTCCTTAAAGCCCCATGAGGACCGCCTGGTGCTCTCCGTGTTGGTAGATTTGGACCAGGAGCTCAACATCCAACGGGTCCGCTTCGCCGAAGGGGTGATAAGGAGCGTGGCCCGCCTCACCTACACCGAGGTGGAGGCCTTTGCTGAGGGGTTTGGCCTGCCCCAAGAGCATGCTTTTTTGGCGGAGGACCTGAACCTTCTCCTGGACCTCACCCAAAGGATGAGGGGGAGGCGCCTCGAGACGGGGTCCTTGGACTTCAGCTTCCCTGAGGTCAAGGTGGAGGTGGAAAACGGTGCCCTCCACCTCCTGCCCCAGGAGGAACCCAAGGCGCGAAGCCTGATTGAAGAGCTTATGCTTCTCGCTAACCAGGTGGTGGCCGAGCACCTGGTGAGGAAGGGGCTACCTGGGCTCTTTCGGGTGCACGAGGAGCCCTTGGAGGAGGCCTATGGGAAGCTCCGTACCGCCTTGGCCCGGCTGGGGTACGCCCTGCCGGAGAAGCTTTCCTCCAAGGCCTTGCAACGGGTGCTTCTGGAGGCCAAGGGGCGCCCGGAGGAGCCCGTGGTGGCCAACCTGGTCCTCCGCTCCTTGCGCCTGGCCCGGTATGCCGCCGAGAACCTGGGGCATTTCGGCCTGGCCATGGAGCACTACCTGCACTTCACCAGCCCCATCCGCCGCTACCCCGATCTGGTGGTGCATCGGGTGCTGAAGGCCATCCTCCGGCGCACCCTCACCCCGGCCAAAAAGGCCCGCTGGCAGGAGACCTTCCCCGCCATCGCCGAGCATGCCTCGGAGATGGAGAGGAAGGCGGAGGCGGCGGAGAGGGAGCTCACCAAGTACTACATGGCCACGTGGGCGGAGCTCCACCTGGGGGAGCGCTTCCTGGGCAAGGTGACCGGGGTGGCCAGCTTTGGCGCCTTTGTCATGCTGCGAAACGGGGTGGAAGGCCTGGTGCGCCTCGAGGCCCTAGGCCCCTACACCTATAGCGAGGAGGCCCTGGCCCTTTTGGGCCCCAAGGGCAAGAGGATCCGCCTGGGGGATGCGATGGAGGTGGTGATCGCCGCCGCCAATCCCAGGCTTCGGCAAATAGACTTCCTGCCCTACCGGGAGGAGGATCATCAAGAGGATGCCCGGGCCAAGCCGGCCCGGGGGAAGGAGGCCAAGGAGGTAGCCATGCGCAAAGTGGTAGGACCGCCCAAGGATAGGAACCGCGACGAACGGCCGGAAAGGGCCACGGTGAACACCGTCTACTTCGGGGAGTGGACCCCTAAGGACGAGGGTCCAGCCCATCGTCCGGTGGAAACCCGCACCAGAAGGCGCCGGCGGCGCCGCTAA
- a CDS encoding HDIG domain-containing metalloprotein: MLRPIAHRDFPFYTPKGAIPVGGALRDLLLGKRPWDLDFAALDPVRAAEEAQGHLGGTLFPLDPERGQYRLVTGKLVLDFSPLEGSLEEDLLKRDFRLNALAWKGGRVWGLKGAVEDLRQKVLVPVREENLYQDHLRSLRAVRLAASLGLGLPGKTRNALSRHARFLRGHPEALPARERVKEELARLLLSPRASWGLHVLEGVGLLDPYLPELRLLVGLEQGGVHHLDAWRHTLSVVFHLLWLWPEAPLEARLAALFHDMGKPLTRRFDPQVGRFRFLGHAEVGAEMAKAALLWLRFPKEAVEKVEALVRRHMDRLPDEAKALRRFLFRRKDLLPHLVYLMAADRLGTRGVEEEAWRVLEAYQKALSQPLPTRPLLSGEEVMALLSLRPGPLVGKALQALLLAQVEGRVTTPEEAKAFLLYWKGHGADTPAGTPDHPY; encoded by the coding sequence GTGCTTCGCCCGATCGCCCATAGGGACTTCCCCTTTTATACCCCCAAGGGGGCCATCCCCGTGGGGGGTGCTTTACGGGACCTTCTTCTGGGGAAAAGGCCCTGGGACCTGGACTTCGCCGCTTTAGACCCCGTGCGGGCGGCGGAGGAAGCCCAAGGGCACCTTGGGGGCACCCTTTTCCCCTTGGACCCAGAGCGGGGCCAGTACCGCCTGGTGACGGGAAAGCTCGTCCTGGACTTCTCCCCCCTGGAAGGCAGCCTGGAGGAAGACCTTCTTAAGCGGGATTTCCGCCTAAATGCCCTGGCCTGGAAGGGGGGGCGGGTGTGGGGGCTAAAGGGGGCGGTGGAAGACCTAAGGCAAAAGGTCCTGGTCCCGGTGCGGGAGGAAAACCTTTACCAAGACCACTTGCGAAGCCTAAGGGCGGTGCGCCTGGCGGCCAGCCTAGGCCTTGGCCTGCCCGGGAAAACCCGCAACGCCCTCTCCCGCCACGCCCGCTTCCTCAGGGGGCACCCGGAAGCCCTGCCGGCCCGGGAACGGGTAAAGGAGGAGCTCGCCCGCCTCCTCCTATCCCCGCGGGCGTCTTGGGGTCTACACGTATTGGAAGGGGTGGGGCTTTTGGACCCTTATCTTCCCGAACTCCGCCTTTTGGTGGGACTGGAGCAAGGAGGGGTCCACCACCTGGACGCCTGGCGGCATACCCTTTCCGTGGTCTTCCACCTCCTTTGGCTTTGGCCGGAGGCCCCTTTAGAGGCCCGGCTGGCCGCCCTTTTCCACGACATGGGCAAGCCCTTAACCCGCCGCTTTGACCCCCAGGTGGGCCGCTTTCGCTTCCTGGGGCATGCGGAGGTGGGGGCGGAGATGGCCAAGGCCGCCCTCCTTTGGCTCCGTTTTCCCAAGGAGGCCGTGGAAAAGGTGGAGGCTTTGGTGCGCCGCCACATGGACCGGTTACCGGACGAGGCCAAAGCCCTCCGGCGCTTTCTCTTTCGCCGAAAGGACCTTCTGCCCCACCTGGTTTACCTCATGGCCGCAGACCGCCTGGGCACAAGGGGGGTGGAGGAGGAGGCCTGGAGGGTCTTGGAAGCCTACCAAAAGGCCTTATCCCAGCCCCTGCCCACCCGTCCCCTCCTTTCCGGGGAGGAGGTGATGGCCCTCCTTTCCCTAAGGCCCGGCCCCCTGGTGGGGAAGGCCCTGCAAGCCCTCCTCTTGGCCCAGGTGGAGGGAAGGGTGACGACCCCAGAAGAGGCCAAGGCCTTTCTCCTATATTGGAAGGGGCATGGAGCGGATACGCCTGCGGGAACCCCAGATCACCCCTATTGA